AGGCCCACCAGAGCGTAGGAGGGAAGTCCGGGACTAACATCCACCTCCACGGTGACGGGAATGGCGTCCAGGCCGAAAAGGGCGTAGCTCCGCACCTGGGCCAGCATGGAGGGAGTTTATCACTTGTGTAAAAGGGGCAGGTAGAGGACAAGGGCCAGGAGGAGGAGGCCCAAAAGCCCCAAGAAGGCCACAGGGTAACCGAAGGCCGCCACCACCACCCCCACCCCCCACTGGAGGAGGAAGGTGCCCCCGATGCCGAAGAGGTTCACCAGGGTGGTCCCCCGGCCCACCAGGTGGCCCGCCACCAGCTCCCGGGCCTGGGTGAGGGTGAGGATGTTGAAGGCCCCGAAGAAGCCCAGGATCAGGTAGGCGGGGGCCAGGACCTTGAGGAGGAGGAGGAGGAGGCCTAGGGCGAAGAGGAGGCTTGAGGCAAGGAGCACCCTGGCCGTGCCCAGGCGGTCCGCCAGGTAGCCGGAGACCAGGAAGCCAAGGACGGCCGTCCCCGAATAGAAGAAGAGGAGGTTCCCTACCTCCAGGGTCCCCAGGCCCAGGTCGTAGGCGTAGGCCCCGGCCCAGAGGGTCTGCAGGGAGAGGAAGCCCCCGGCGAAGGCCAAGGCCAGGAAGGCCACCCTGAGGAGCCTTCCGTTCCTGACCACCTCCCCCAGGCCCCCGCTCCCACCGCCCTTGGGCCAGACCACCCCGGGCGGGGCGTTTTTCACGCCCAGGAAGATCAAAAAGGCCACCAGGACCACCACCAGGCTCCCCCCCAGGAAGACCCCCCGCCAGCCCACCATCTCCTTCAGGACGGCCAGGGGCGTGGCCGCCATCAGCCCCCCCGTGGCCCCCAGGCCCACGAGCAGGGTGGAAACCGTGGCGTACCCCTTGGGGAACCAGAGGCTAAAGGCCTTCAGGGAGCCCATGAGGGCCGCGGCCATCCCCACCCCGATCAGGGCCCGCCCCAGGGCCAGGGTGGCGAAGCCCTGGGCCAGGCCGAAGACCAGGCTCCCCAGGGCGGCCACCGCAAGGAGGGCGGGGGTGACGATCTGGGGGCCGAAGCGGTCCAGGAGGCTCCCCAAGGGGAGCTGCACCGCGGCGAAGGCCAGGTAGAAGAGGCTGGTCATGAGGCCCAGCTCCGCCGGGCCCAGCCTCAGCTCCTGGGAGAGGTCCTGGGAGAGCACCGCGTTGGCCGAACGGTAGAAGTAGGAGAGGAAGTAGCCCAGGGTAAAGAGGAAAAAGACGCGGATGGCCATATCACCTCCGGTTCAGGGCCACGCCCAGGAGAATCATAAGCCCGCCCAAGAGGGCCTCCGGCCGCAGGGGTTCCCCCGCCAGGGGCCAGGCGAAGAGGGCCCCGCTTAAGGGCTCCAGCATGGCCACCAGGGTGGCGGTGCGGGCGGGGAGGGTGCGCACCCCCAGGAGGAAGAGGCCAAAGGGCACCACCGTGCCTAAGGTGACCAGGTAGAAGACGGCCCCCCAGTGGCCCGGGGTGAGGGCCAGCGCCCGGTCCAGGTTGGCCAGGAAGAAGGGAAGGGCGAGGAGGCTTCCCACCCCCGTGGCCACCCCCAGGGCCACCAGGGGCGGGGTCTTGAGCCCGTGGGAAAAGGCAGCGTAAAGGGCGAAAGAGGTTGCGGAGAACAGGCCGAAGGCCACCCCCAAGGGGCTTCCCGAGAGGCCCTCCCGGCCCACCACCAGGACGTAGGCCCCGAGAAGGGCCAGGGCTACGCCCCATAGCGCCCTCTCGGGGAGCCTCTCCCCCTTTAGGAGGGCGTAGAGGGTAAGGAGGGCGGGGGCCAGGTACTGGAGGAAGAGGCCCGTGGCCACCGTGGTGGCGTGGATGGCCAGGTAGTAGAAGGCCTGGGCCCCGGAGAGGGCCAGGCCCACCTGGAGGAGGCGGGGCCTCTCCTTGGGTGCTGGCGGGCGGCGGAGGAGCAAGGGCAGGAGGAGGAGGAAGCTCAAGAGGAAGCGCAAGGGGATGAGGACCTCCGGAGGGATCTCCCGCATGAACCGGCCCGCTAGGGCGCCTCCCAAGCCCCAGAGGAGGGCGGCCAGGGCCACGGGGATCACCGCCGCCCTCCCAGGACCGCCAGCCCCACCCCCAGGAGGAGGACCAGGGCCCCGAGGAGAACTTGGAGGCCGGGAAGCTCCCCGAAGAGGAGGAAGGCCAAGAGGCCCGCCCCCACCGGCTCAAAGAGGATGGCCAAGGTCACCAGGACCGGGGAGACGTGGCGCGTGGCCCAGTTGAAGCTGGTGTGGCCCACGAGTTGGGGCAGGAGGGCCATGAGGAGGATGTAGAGGTAGACCACCGGGGGATGCCCCCCGTACGCCCCGCCAAAGAGGTAGGGCAGGGGTAGGAGGGTCAGGAAGGCGGCGGTGTAGGCCACCCGCACGTATTCCAGAAGGGAAAGTCCCCGCCTTTGCGCCTCCCGCCCCAGGAGGAAGTAAAAGGAGGTGGCCAAGGCCCCCAGGACGGCCAGGAGGTTCCCCAAAGGGGGGTTCTCCGCCCCCCCGTGGGCGTCCCCGAGGCCGATGAGGAGTCCCCCGAGGAGGGCCACCCCCACCCCGAGGAGGGTGAGGCCGGTGGGCTTGTCCCCGAAGAGGAGCCAGCCGAAGAGGGTGACCCAGACCGGGTTGGTGGTGACCAAGGCGGTGCTGGCGGCCACGGAGGTATAGGAGAGAGAGGTAATCCAAAAGGCGAAGTGGAGGGCCAGGGCTACACCCGCCGCCACCGCCCAGGGAAGCCCAGCCCTTCCCCCTAGGGGCCTCCTCCACCCGGGTAGGAGGAGGAGGGCGGCAAAGCCCATCCGCCCCGCGCTCATCACCAGGCTAAAGGCGAGGCCCTTTTCCCCGGAGGCGGCCAGGGCCAGTCGCACCAGGATGCTCCCAAAGCTAATGGCCAGGATGCCCAGGAGGAGGACCCCGGCGATCGTTAGCCCTGAGGGCCGCATAGGGGCATTCTTCCATAGAGGGTCGGTTACGACCAGGCAGCCAGCCCCTTGGGGAGGGACGGAGGCCCATAGCCTCGCTGGTATACTGGCCCGGTAAGGAGGTCTCTATGGTGACCATCTCGGTTCCTAAGGAGAGGGCCCCAGGGGAAAAGAGGGTGGCCCTGGTGCCCGAGGTGGTGGCCCGCCTGGTTAGGGGAGGGGCCAAGGTACGGGTGGAGCGGGGCGCGGGGGAGGGGGCCTACTACCCCGACTCCCTCTACCGGGAGGCCGGGGCGGAGGTGGTGGAGCGAGGAGACCTCCTAAAGGGGGCGGATCTCCTCTTCGCCGTGGGGCCCCTTGGAGAGGACCTGATCCAGGGCCTAAAGCCCGGATGCCTGGTGGTGGGCTTCGTCCAGGCCCACAAGAACCCCGATCTGATCAAGGCCCTCTCCACTAAAAGGGCCACGATTCTCGCCATGGAGCTCATCCCCCGCATCACCCGGGCCCAGAGCATGGACGCCCTTTCCAGCCAGGCCACGGTGGCGGGATACCTGGCGGCCATCCACGCTGCAAGGCTTTCTCCCCGCTTTTTCCCTATGCTCACCACCGCCGCGGGCACCATCCGCCCCGCCAAGGTGATGGTCATGGGGGTGGGGGTGGCGGGGCTCATGGCCATCGCTACCGCCAAGCGCCTGGGGGCCCAGGTCTTCGCTTACGACGTCCGCAAGGCGGCCTTGGAGCAGGCCCTCTCCCTGGGGGCCAGGCCCGTGGAGCTCCCCATCAGCGCCGAAGGGGAAGGGGGGTACGCCCGCGAACTCACCGAGGAGGAGAAGCGCATCCAGCACGAGGCCCTTCGCGAGCAGGTGGCGGGGATGGATGTCCTCATCACCACCGCCCAGGTGCCCGGCCGCCGCGCCCCCATCCTCCTCACCGAGGACATGGTGGAGCGCCTCAAGCCCGGCACCGTGGTGGTGGACCTGGCGGCGGAGAGCGGGGGAAACTGCGTTCTCACCAGGCCGGGGGAGGTGGTGGAGGTGAAGGGGGTGCGCATCTATGGCCCCCTGAACCTGCCTAGCGAGCTTGCCGTACACGCCTCGGAGATGTACGCCAAGAACCTCTTGAGCCTCTCCAGCCTCCTTATAGAAGGGGGTGAGTTCGCCCCCAAATGGGAGGATGAGATCGTCCAGGGAGCCCTTCTCATGAAGGAAGGCGAGATCCTGCATGGGCCTACCAGGGCCCTCGTGGGAGGTGTGTGATGGAGTTTGGCTTTTGGCCTGCCCTTTACATCTTCGTCCTCACGGCCTTTCTGGGCTACGAGCTCATCACCCGGGTGCCGGTGATCCTGCACACC
The genomic region above belongs to Thermus sediminis and contains:
- a CDS encoding MFS transporter, encoding MAIRVFFLFTLGYFLSYFYRSANAVLSQDLSQELRLGPAELGLMTSLFYLAFAAVQLPLGSLLDRFGPQIVTPALLAVAALGSLVFGLAQGFATLALGRALIGVGMAAALMGSLKAFSLWFPKGYATVSTLLVGLGATGGLMAATPLAVLKEMVGWRGVFLGGSLVVVLVAFLIFLGVKNAPPGVVWPKGGGSGGLGEVVRNGRLLRVAFLALAFAGGFLSLQTLWAGAYAYDLGLGTLEVGNLLFFYSGTAVLGFLVSGYLADRLGTARVLLASSLLFALGLLLLLLKVLAPAYLILGFFGAFNILTLTQARELVAGHLVGRGTTLVNLFGIGGTFLLQWGVGVVVAAFGYPVAFLGLLGLLLLALVLYLPLLHK
- a CDS encoding EamA family transporter, with amino-acid sequence MIPVALAALLWGLGGALAGRFMREIPPEVLIPLRFLLSFLLLLPLLLRRPPAPKERPRLLQVGLALSGAQAFYYLAIHATTVATGLFLQYLAPALLTLYALLKGERLPERALWGVALALLGAYVLVVGREGLSGSPLGVAFGLFSATSFALYAAFSHGLKTPPLVALGVATGVGSLLALPFFLANLDRALALTPGHWGAVFYLVTLGTVVPFGLFLLGVRTLPARTATLVAMLEPLSGALFAWPLAGEPLRPEALLGGLMILLGVALNRR
- a CDS encoding DMT family transporter; the protein is MRPSGLTIAGVLLLGILAISFGSILVRLALAASGEKGLAFSLVMSAGRMGFAALLLLPGWRRPLGGRAGLPWAVAAGVALALHFAFWITSLSYTSVAASTALVTTNPVWVTLFGWLLFGDKPTGLTLLGVGVALLGGLLIGLGDAHGGAENPPLGNLLAVLGALATSFYFLLGREAQRRGLSLLEYVRVAYTAAFLTLLPLPYLFGGAYGGHPPVVYLYILLMALLPQLVGHTSFNWATRHVSPVLVTLAILFEPVGAGLLAFLLFGELPGLQVLLGALVLLLGVGLAVLGGRR
- a CDS encoding NAD(P) transhydrogenase subunit alpha, with amino-acid sequence MVTISVPKERAPGEKRVALVPEVVARLVRGGAKVRVERGAGEGAYYPDSLYREAGAEVVERGDLLKGADLLFAVGPLGEDLIQGLKPGCLVVGFVQAHKNPDLIKALSTKRATILAMELIPRITRAQSMDALSSQATVAGYLAAIHAARLSPRFFPMLTTAAGTIRPAKVMVMGVGVAGLMAIATAKRLGAQVFAYDVRKAALEQALSLGARPVELPISAEGEGGYARELTEEEKRIQHEALREQVAGMDVLITTAQVPGRRAPILLTEDMVERLKPGTVVVDLAAESGGNCVLTRPGEVVEVKGVRIYGPLNLPSELAVHASEMYAKNLLSLSSLLIEGGEFAPKWEDEIVQGALLMKEGEILHGPTRALVGGV